One Gemmatimonadales bacterium DNA segment encodes these proteins:
- a CDS encoding glycosyltransferase yields MVIPCYAQAHFIADALESVFRQTVPAADVVVVNDGAPDTALLEQVIAPYRDRIIYVRQENRGLSAARNAGLTRTRGEFLIFLDADDRLLPNAIASGAAALESSPRCGLVWGLRHVIDASGTRMRFDAGRISDTERYIDLLRTNIVGPPVGVMWRRSTLLTVGGFAEDLRCGEDYDAYLAIAWVSEIRCHGETVADYRLHNANMSSNHLRMLAAVGEVYTRQARRIGADRAMRRALRAGWSDIHYRYVWLPLLDLLHRYTLERKAWRAALLSARLLCRYPLRFTPILLRHVPKAMRLILRLRSATDADQRPSSSGITLPSTPVISTPSNAENVGARSSVKTMRSS; encoded by the coding sequence GTTGTCGTCGTCAACGACGGAGCGCCAGACACCGCGCTCCTCGAACAGGTGATCGCGCCCTACCGCGACCGGATCATCTACGTCCGGCAGGAGAACCGCGGCCTCTCGGCTGCACGGAACGCGGGACTGACGCGCACCCGCGGCGAATTTCTCATTTTTCTCGACGCCGACGACCGGTTGCTCCCCAACGCCATCGCTTCAGGGGCTGCGGCGCTCGAATCGAGCCCGCGTTGCGGTCTCGTCTGGGGCCTTCGCCATGTGATCGATGCATCCGGAACCCGGATGCGATTTGACGCAGGCCGCATCTCCGACACCGAGCGGTACATCGACCTCCTCCGCACCAACATCGTCGGCCCGCCGGTCGGGGTGATGTGGCGGCGATCGACGCTCCTCACGGTTGGCGGTTTCGCGGAGGACCTTCGCTGCGGTGAGGACTACGACGCGTATCTCGCCATCGCATGGGTGAGCGAGATCCGTTGTCATGGCGAGACAGTCGCCGACTATCGGCTGCACAACGCGAACATGTCGAGCAATCACCTGCGGATGCTCGCTGCCGTCGGCGAGGTGTACACGCGACAGGCGCGACGAATTGGTGCCGATCGTGCCATGCGGCGCGCGCTCAGGGCGGGATGGAGCGACATCCATTACCGCTACGTCTGGTTGCCGCTTCTCGACCTGCTCCACCGCTACACGCTCGAACGGAAGGCCTGGCGGGCGGCGCTCCTCTCGGCGCGCCTCCTCTGCCGCTATCCGTTGCGCTTCACTCCGATTCTGCTGCGCCACGTTCCGAAGGCGATGAGGCTCATCCTTCGCCTCCGGAGCGCGACCGATGCTGATCAGCGGCCGAGCAGTTCGGGGATCACGCTTCCGTCGACGCCCGTCATCTCGACGCCGAGCAATGCGGAGAACGTCGGCGCCAGGTCGAGCGTCAAGACGATGCGATCGAGCTGA